Proteins from one Drosophila gunungcola strain Sukarami chromosome 3R, Dgunungcola_SK_2, whole genome shotgun sequence genomic window:
- the LOC128252914 gene encoding diacylglycerol kinase eta isoform X4, with protein sequence MAHLKLDTLHVQRSPRGSRRSSPSSGRSSACSSGSLSPVPIIPIIAISHDGDESESESEIETEPARLFQRRMSTKCTNNLAAIIKEGFLLKHTWSFQRWRRRYFRLKRNMLFYAKDEKSDVFDDIDLSDLCYFECGIKNVNHSFQIITPTRSLVLCAESRREMEDWLGSLKTATAPQRPRGDSFLIEQHDILSNHHHWYATSHARPTYCNVCRDALSGVTSHGLSCEVCKCKVHKRCAAKSIANCKWTTLASVGKDIIEQADGIIMPHQWMEGNLPVSSMCAVCKKTCGSVLRLQDWRCLWCRATVHVACRPQMAVACPIGPAKLSVVPPTSVHSISTDDAWDVASPKGNFSPLLVFVNSKSGDNQGVKFLRRFKQLLNPAQVFDLISTGPSLGLRLFRHFEMFRILVCSGDGSVGWVLSEIDRFNMHKQCQVAVMPLGTGNDLARVLGWGSSCDDDTHLPQILERYESASTKMLDRWSIMVFEKAIPVPKTPKMSISTEQEAMLTGMVTSANHHLRFIVETNDTQTLISSTRNLCDTVDDLVCRISEHHKEDEQLAVKCDILKQKLNMLLDALQEEEIGAHSGDDLIATIRSLISRSIPLTPGSSASLLNPNISIEKTEKDQINTKERRNSRSLRSSEKEALQCRANSVKRAIYNVVEHSEPGRPKRYQRKLSITPFEALKLPTNTSGESTPCTSPLPIIPPINIISPTMETSRLTCISPLPDTRRDSVDESFFNSINLPAPRQFADSRRSSGVEVIQEIEEGVNGETIYRRSRMSLTGGANIDDAGNRLSPSGDGGGNTPTERKVDFLRVPIHTGEPIVDPLSDYRPHEVFERTYYMTREMDKDKDKDKDKEKEKEKDENVENGMKDKCVEKEDSMPTEKLVHTCNLQVPGVVVTPNSQNVYTSASITIIDTDAQTITEQSSSDDLGGEASDVLSAISNEECSVASEIFDKHDAGQTVGDIIQNMDASNFTHIDSPETSDETEAMPGESIMDDISSVLGHDITYALQDNTLTDDTTTLCSENAGPPKPPRKKSLGALSRAHPHPRRRNSSPPRIARLARMDSDDNPQQFGFENIVFEIDNRCDDQKMREPPRFCSLAQFVEGNDIARQSFKRPKKRISLKKPNPTTTTEIVSQQQLMLEQQRSGDHNCDDPDAQQTPTNNVASSLATTSEDELSTQTAIKIEIQDVDAAVRNVNSSMKVNTILTTSTSPTKKSGHGQDISVVVRPPTPLRGDSVKPTVTLLPGSSGGATAVSMACSGMLGVRAMNASEIRRHSSHAPGLAVREFDKDKDRRHSGFNPNQLALDPEHARFLSSSPAASRRISCGSLFKPNEALPNLQTLKGSKSSLFMGSTLFGFDHFAAGDKDKEERAGKEKEKTPTEETNRKLPIINPLVRLPNWPNLANGGGFISKCLLANADTLCAAVSPLMDPDETLLAGYHEKCVMNNYFGIGIDAKISLDFHNKREEHPEKCRSRARNYMWYGVLGSKQLLQKTCKNLEQRVQLECDGQRIPLPELQGIVILNIPSFMGGTNFWGSSKKDDIFLPPSFDDRVLEVVAVFGSVQMAASRLINLQHHRIAQCQSVQINILGDEEIPIQVDGEAWLQPPGMIRILHKNRVQMLCRNRSLELSLKSWQEKQRQHSISIQRDASSTASEHAISTDEVISERECYVLLNFIEAVSSLVKWVKFLIISHPALQHDLYEVACRASEALESIHPQGKLLEGPSLRTKLVEVIDSSRQLYDDACTLLRDRGHSLILREDLETKLSAALANMEMELKKCSVQKCIDGKLRAYFNVLAPNEEPDGRRKSRPFWVRLRSGSTAGQQAFKPPLTNTREAANNWSVNEVVTWLETMQLSEYVDSFLKNDIRGKELLTLGRRDLKDLGVVKVGHVKRILQAIKDLSEN encoded by the exons AGCGATGTTTTCGACGATATTGACCTTTCGGATCTGTGTTATTTCGAGTGCGGCATCAAGAACGTAAATCATAGTTTTCAG ATAATCACTCCCACCCGCTCCTTGGTGCTCTGCGCCGAGTCCCGCCGCGAAATGGAGGACTGGCTGGGCAGCCTGAAGACGGCCACGGCGCCGCAGAGGCCGCGCGGCGACAGCTTCCTGATCGAGCAGCACGACATCCTGTCCAACCACCACCACTGGTACGCCACCTCCCACGCCCGCCCCACCTACTGCAATGTGTGCCGGGACGCCCTGTCCGGCGTGACATCGCACGGACTCAGCTGCGAGGTGTGCAAGTGCAAGGTGCACAAGCGGTGCGCGGCCAAGTCGATCGCCAACTGCAAGTGGACAACGCTGGCGAGTGTGGGCAAGGACATCATCGAGCAGGCGGATGGAATCATCATGCCGCACCAGTGGATGGAGGGCAACCTGCCGGTGTCCTCCATGTGCGCCGTCTGCAAGAAGACCTGCGGATCGGTGCTGAGGCTCCAGGACTGGCGGTGCCTCTGGTGTCGAGCCACAGTCCACGTGGCTTGTCGCCCCCAGATGGCGGTGGCCTGTCCAATCGGACCCGCCAAGCTGTCCGTCGTTCCCCCCACCAGTGTCCACTCGATCAGCACCGACGACGCCTGGGATGTGGCCAGTCCCAAGGGCAACTTCTCACCCCTGCTGGTCTTCGTGAACTCCAAGTCCGGGGATAATCAGGGAGTAAAGTTTTTGCGGCGCTTCAAGCAGTTGCTGAACCCAGCCCAGGTCTTCGATCTCATCTCCACGGGTCCGAGCCTGGGATTGAGGCTCTTCAGGCACTTCGAGATGTTCCGCATTTTGGTCTGCTCGGGTGACGGATCCGTGGGCTGGGTGCTCAGCGAAATCGATCGCTTTAACATGCAT AAACAATGTCAGGTGGCCGTGATGCCATTGGGCACTGGCAACGATCTGGCCAGGGTTTTAGGATGGGGCTCTAGCTGCGACGACGACACCCACCTGCCGCAGATCCTGGAGCGCTACGAGTCGGCCAGCACCAAGATGCTGGACCGCTGGAGCATCATGGTCTTTGAAAAGGCCATACCCGTGCCTAAAACGCCGAAGATGTCGATCAGCACTGAGCAGGAGGCGATGCTCACTGGCATGGTGACTTCGGCCAACCACCACTTGCGCTTCATAGTGGAAACCAATGACACCCAGACCCTAATCAGCTCCACGCGAAATCTCTGCGACACCGTTGACGATTTGGTGTGTCGCATCTCGGAACACCACAAAGAAGATGAACAGCTGGCCGTGAAGTGCGATATCCTCAAGCAGAAACTGAACATGCTGCTGGACGCACTGCAGGAGGAGGAGATCGGCGCCCACAGCGGCGACGATTTGATAGCCACCATCAGGAGTCTTATTTCAAGAAGTATTCCGCTGACACCAGGATCCAGTGCCTCTCTGCT TAACCCGAACATATCAATTGAAAAGACGGAGAAAGACCAAATTAACACAAAGGAGCGCAGGAACAGTCGGTCGCTTCGCTCCAGCGAGAAGGAGGCGCTCCAGTGTCGTGCCAACAGTGTCAAGCGGGCCATCTACAATGTTGTGGAGCACTCGGAGCCGGGGCGTCCCAAACGCTACCAGCGCAAGCTCTCGATCACGCCATTTGAGGCACTGAAGCTACCCACTAACACTTCCGGGGAATCAACGCCCTGCACCTCTCCTTTGCCAATAATCCCACCCATCAACATTATCTCCCCCACCATGGAAACCTCTCGACTTACCTGCATATCTCCGCTGCCCGATACACGACGGGATTCCGTGGACGAGAGCTTCTTTAACAGTATCAATCTGCCGGCTCCGCGTCAATTTGCGGATAGCCGCAGGAGCTCTGGAGTGGAGGTGATCCAGGAGATCGAGGAGGGTGTCAATGGGGAGACCATATACCGAAGGAGTCGCATGTCCCTGACTGGTGGAGCCAATATCGATGATGCTGGTAATCGTCTGTCACCCAGCGGTGATGGTGGCGGTAACACGCCCACCGAACGCAAAGTGGACTTCCTGCGGGTTCCCATACACACGGGTGAGCCGATCGTAGACCCCCTATCCGACTATCGGCCGCACGAGGTCTTCGAACGTACCTACTATATGACCCGTGAAATGGACaaagacaaggacaaggacaaggacaaggaaaaggagaaggagaaagacgaaaatgtggaaaatggCATGAAGGACAAGTGTGTGGAAAAGGAGGACAGCATGCCCACCGAGAAACTGGTACACACTTGTAACCTGCAGGTACCCGGCGTTGTCGTTACCCCCAACTCCCAAAATGTTTACACAAGCGCCAGTATAACAATCATTGATACCGATGCACAGACCATCACC GAGCAATCCTCCTCTGACGATCTGGGTGGCGAGGCCAGCGACGTTCTTTCGGCCATTAGCAATGAAGAGTGCAGCGTGGCTTCCGAAATATTCGACAAGCACGACGCCGGACAAACCGTGGGTGATATTATCCAG AACATGGATGCCAGCAACTTCACCCACATCGACTCTCCGGAGACAAGTGATGAGACGGAGGCCATGCCCGGCGAGAGCATCATGGACGACATTAGCTCTGTACTAGGCCACGACATAACCTATGCCCTGCAGGATAATACCCTGACCGACGACACAACCACTCTCTGCTCGGAGAACGCGGGGCCACCGAAACCCCCCCGCAAAAAGTCGTTAGGCGCCTTGAGCCGGGCCCACCCCCATCCGCGAAGGCGTAACTCCTCTCCGCCGAGAATCGCGCGATTGGCGCGTATGGATAGCGATGACAATCCGCAGCAGTTCGGATTCGAAAATATCGTTTTCGAGATTGACAATCGATGTGACGACCAAAAAATGCGGGAACCACCGCGCTTCTGTAGTCTGGCGCAGTTCGTTGAAGGTAACGATATAGCGCGACAGAGCTTCAAG CGTCCCAAAAAGCGTATCTCACTAAAAAAACCCAATCCCACTACAACCACTGAAATCGTATCTCAACAGCAGCTAATGCTAGAACAACAACGAAGCGGCGACCACAATTGTGATGACCCTGACGCCCAACAAACGCCAACGAATAATGTGGCCAGTTCACTGGCCACCACCAGCGAGGACGAGCTGTCCACGCAGACGGCCatcaaaattgaaatacaaGACGTTGATGCCGCTGTGCGCAACGTCAACAGCAGCATGAAGGTGAATACGATCTTGACCACGTCGACATCGCCCACGAAGAAATCGGGCCATGGACAAGAT ATAAGTGTTGTTGTGAGGCCGCCGACGCCGTTGCGCGGCGACTCCGTGAAGCCCACGGTTACGCTCCTGCCGGGCTCCTCCGGCGGAGCAACGGCCGTGTCCATGGCCTGCTCCGGAATGCTGGGCGTGCGAGCCATGAACGCCTCAGAAATCAGGCGCCACTCCAGCCACGCCCCTGGGCTGGCAGTCCGCGAGTTCGACAAGGACAAGGATCGCCGACACTCGGGCTTTAATCCCAACCAGCTGGCGCTGGACCCGGAGCACGCCCGCTTCCTCAGCAGCTCGCCGGCCGCCAGTCGCAGGATCAGCTGCGGCAGCCTCTTCAAG CCGAACGAAGCACTTCCGAATCTGCAGACCCTCAAGGGTTCCAAGTCGAGCTTGTTCATGGGCTCAACTCTATTCGGCTTCGATCACTTCGCTGCCggggacaaggacaaggaggaGAGGGCCGgcaaggagaaggagaagacGCCCACCGAGGAGACCAATCGCAAGTTGCCCATAATCAATCCATTGGTGCGACTGCCCAACTGGCCAA ACCTTGCCAATGGCGGTGGCTTCATATCGAAATGTCTTCTGGCCAATGCCGATACCCTCTGCGCCGCTGTCAGCCCTCTAATGGATCCGGATGAGACACTCCTGGCCGGTTACCACGAGAAGTGTGTTATGAACAACTACTTTGGCATCGGAATCGATGCCAAGATCTCGCTGGACTTTCACAACAAGCGGGAGGAGCACCCAGAGAAGTGTCGCTCCCGAGCCCGCAACTACATGTGGTATGGTGTACTGGGATCCAAGCAGCTGTTGCAGAAGACCTGCAAGAATCTGGAGCAACGCGTGCAGCTGGAGTGCGATGGCCAGAGAATTCCGCTGCCGGAACTCCAGGGGATCGTCATCCTTAACATACCCAGCTTCATGGGCGGCACTAATTTCTGGGGCAGCAGTAAGAAGGACGACATATTCCTGCCGCCCAGCTTTGATGACAGAGTCCTCGAGGTGGTGGCTGTCTTTGGATCCGTGCAGATGGCCGCCTCGCGGCTGATCAACCTGCAGCATCATCGGATTGCCCAGTGTCAGAGCGTGCAGATCAACATCCTGGGCGACGAGGAGATACCCATCCAGGTAGACGGCGAGGCTTGGCTGCAGCCCCCGGGAATGATCCGCATCCTGCACAAGAACCGAGTCCAGATGTTGTGCAGGAACAGGAGTCTGGAGCTCTCACTGAAGAGCTGGCAGGAGAAGCAGCGCCAGCACAGTATATCCATCCAAAGGGATGCATCCTCCACAGCCTCGGAACATGCCATATCCACGGACGAGGTGATCTCCGAACGCGAATGCTACGTGCTCCTTAACTTCATCGAAGCCGTAAGCTCGTTGGTCAAGTGGGTCAAGTTCCTCATCATTTCGCATCCGGCCCTGCAACACGATCTCTACGAGGTGGCCTGTCGGGCCAGTGAAGCCCTGGAGTCCATCCACCCGCAGGGCAAGCTGCTCGAAGGACCCTCACTGCGCACCAAGTTGGTGGAGGTCATCGACTCCTCTCGCCAGCTGTACGACGATGCGTGCACCCTGCTGCGCGATCGGGGCCATAGTTTGATCCTCCGCGAGGATCTGGAGACCAAGCTCAGCGCTGCGTTGGCCAACATGGAGATGGAGCTCAAAAAGTGCTCCGTGCAAAAGTGCATCGACGGCAAGCTGCGGGCCTACTTCAATGTCTTGGCGCCAAACGAAGAG CCCGATGGCCGCCGGAAGTCTCGACCCTTCTGGGTGCGTTTGCGTTCCGGCTCGACCGCCGGCCAGCAGGCCTTTAAGCCACCTTTGACCAACACCCGCGAGGCAGCCAACAACTGGAGCGTCAACGAGGTGGTCACCTGGCTGGAAACGATGCAACTCTCCGAGTATGTGGACAGCTTCCTGAAGAACGACATTCGCGGTAAGGAGCTGCTCACTCTGGGAAGGCGTGACCTTAAGGATCTGGGCGTGGTCAAGGTGGGCCATGTCAAGCGTATACTGCAGGCCATCAAGGACCTCAGCGAGAACTAG
- the LOC128252914 gene encoding diacylglycerol kinase eta isoform X6 — protein sequence MAHLKLDTLHVQRSPRGSRRSSPSSGRSSACSSGSLSPVPIIPIIAISHDGDESESESEIETEPARLFQRRMSTKCTNNLAAIIKEGFLLKHTWSFQRWRRRYFRLKRNMLFYAKDEKSDVFDDIDLSDLCYFECGIKNVNHSFQIITPTRSLVLCAESRREMEDWLGSLKTATAPQRPRGDSFLIEQHDILSNHHHWYATSHARPTYCNVCRDALSGVTSHGLSCEVCKCKVHKRCAAKSIANCKWTTLASVGKDIIEQADGIIMPHQWMEGNLPVSSMCAVCKKTCGSVLRLQDWRCLWCRATVHVACRPQMAVACPIGPAKLSVVPPTSVHSISTDDAWDVASPKGNFSPLLVFVNSKSGDNQGVKFLRRFKQLLNPAQVFDLISTGPSLGLRLFRHFEMFRILVCSGDGSVGWVLSEIDRFNMHKQCQVAVMPLGTGNDLARVLGWGSSCDDDTHLPQILERYESASTKMLDRWSIMVFEKAIPVPKTPKMSISTEQEAMLTGMVTSANHHLRFIVETNDTQTLISSTRNLCDTVDDLVCRISEHHKEDEQLAVKCDILKQKLNMLLDALQEEEIGAHSGDDLIATIRSLISRSIPLTPGSSASLLNPNISIEKTEKDQINTKERRNSRSLRSSEKEALQCRANSVKRAIYNVVEHSEPGRPKRYQRKLSITPFEALKLPTNTSGESTPCTSPLPIIPPINIISPTMETSRLTCISPLPDTRRDSVDESFFNSINLPAPRQFADSRRSSGVEVIQEIEEGVNGETIYRRSRMSLTGGANIDDAGNRLSPSGDGGGNTPTERKVDFLRVPIHTGEPIVDPLSDYRPHEVFERTYYMTREMDKDKDKDKDKEKEKEKDENVENGMKDKCVEKEDSMPTEKLVHTCNLQVPGVVVTPNSQNVYTSASITIIDTDAQTITEQSSSDDLGGEASDVLSAISNEECSVASEIFDKHDAGQTVGDIIQNMDASNFTHIDSPETSDETEAMPGESIMDDISSVLGHDITYALQDNTLTDDTTTLCSENAGPPKPPRKKSLGALSRAHPHPRRRNSSPPRIARLARMDSDDNPQQFGFENIVFEIDNRCDDQKMREPPRFCSLAQFVEGNDIARQSFKQLMLEQQRSGDHNCDDPDAQQTPTNNVASSLATTSEDELSTQTAIKIEIQDVDAAVRNVNSSMKVNTILTTSTSPTKKSGHGQDISVVVRPPTPLRGDSVKPTVTLLPGSSGGATAVSMACSGMLGVRAMNASEIRRHSSHAPGLAVREFDKDKDRRHSGFNPNQLALDPEHARFLSSSPAASRRISCGSLFKPNEALPNLQTLKGSKSSLFMGSTLFGFDHFAAGDKDKEERAGKEKEKTPTEETNRKLPIINPLVRLPNWPNLANGGGFISKCLLANADTLCAAVSPLMDPDETLLAGYHEKCVMNNYFGIGIDAKISLDFHNKREEHPEKCRSRARNYMWYGVLGSKQLLQKTCKNLEQRVQLECDGQRIPLPELQGIVILNIPSFMGGTNFWGSSKKDDIFLPPSFDDRVLEVVAVFGSVQMAASRLINLQHHRIAQCQSVQINILGDEEIPIQVDGEAWLQPPGMIRILHKNRVQMLCRNRSLELSLKSWQEKQRQHSISIQRDASSTASEHAISTDEVISERECYVLLNFIEAVSSLVKWVKFLIISHPALQHDLYEVACRASEALESIHPQGKLLEGPSLRTKLVEVIDSSRQLYDDACTLLRDRGHSLILREDLETKLSAALANMEMELKKCSVQKCIDGKLRAYFNVLAPNEEPDGRRKSRPFWVRLRSGSTAGQQAFKPPLTNTREAANNWSVNEVVTWLETMQLSEYVDSFLKNDIRGKELLTLGRRDLKDLGVVKVGHVKRILQAIKDLSEN from the exons AGCGATGTTTTCGACGATATTGACCTTTCGGATCTGTGTTATTTCGAGTGCGGCATCAAGAACGTAAATCATAGTTTTCAG ATAATCACTCCCACCCGCTCCTTGGTGCTCTGCGCCGAGTCCCGCCGCGAAATGGAGGACTGGCTGGGCAGCCTGAAGACGGCCACGGCGCCGCAGAGGCCGCGCGGCGACAGCTTCCTGATCGAGCAGCACGACATCCTGTCCAACCACCACCACTGGTACGCCACCTCCCACGCCCGCCCCACCTACTGCAATGTGTGCCGGGACGCCCTGTCCGGCGTGACATCGCACGGACTCAGCTGCGAGGTGTGCAAGTGCAAGGTGCACAAGCGGTGCGCGGCCAAGTCGATCGCCAACTGCAAGTGGACAACGCTGGCGAGTGTGGGCAAGGACATCATCGAGCAGGCGGATGGAATCATCATGCCGCACCAGTGGATGGAGGGCAACCTGCCGGTGTCCTCCATGTGCGCCGTCTGCAAGAAGACCTGCGGATCGGTGCTGAGGCTCCAGGACTGGCGGTGCCTCTGGTGTCGAGCCACAGTCCACGTGGCTTGTCGCCCCCAGATGGCGGTGGCCTGTCCAATCGGACCCGCCAAGCTGTCCGTCGTTCCCCCCACCAGTGTCCACTCGATCAGCACCGACGACGCCTGGGATGTGGCCAGTCCCAAGGGCAACTTCTCACCCCTGCTGGTCTTCGTGAACTCCAAGTCCGGGGATAATCAGGGAGTAAAGTTTTTGCGGCGCTTCAAGCAGTTGCTGAACCCAGCCCAGGTCTTCGATCTCATCTCCACGGGTCCGAGCCTGGGATTGAGGCTCTTCAGGCACTTCGAGATGTTCCGCATTTTGGTCTGCTCGGGTGACGGATCCGTGGGCTGGGTGCTCAGCGAAATCGATCGCTTTAACATGCAT AAACAATGTCAGGTGGCCGTGATGCCATTGGGCACTGGCAACGATCTGGCCAGGGTTTTAGGATGGGGCTCTAGCTGCGACGACGACACCCACCTGCCGCAGATCCTGGAGCGCTACGAGTCGGCCAGCACCAAGATGCTGGACCGCTGGAGCATCATGGTCTTTGAAAAGGCCATACCCGTGCCTAAAACGCCGAAGATGTCGATCAGCACTGAGCAGGAGGCGATGCTCACTGGCATGGTGACTTCGGCCAACCACCACTTGCGCTTCATAGTGGAAACCAATGACACCCAGACCCTAATCAGCTCCACGCGAAATCTCTGCGACACCGTTGACGATTTGGTGTGTCGCATCTCGGAACACCACAAAGAAGATGAACAGCTGGCCGTGAAGTGCGATATCCTCAAGCAGAAACTGAACATGCTGCTGGACGCACTGCAGGAGGAGGAGATCGGCGCCCACAGCGGCGACGATTTGATAGCCACCATCAGGAGTCTTATTTCAAGAAGTATTCCGCTGACACCAGGATCCAGTGCCTCTCTGCT TAACCCGAACATATCAATTGAAAAGACGGAGAAAGACCAAATTAACACAAAGGAGCGCAGGAACAGTCGGTCGCTTCGCTCCAGCGAGAAGGAGGCGCTCCAGTGTCGTGCCAACAGTGTCAAGCGGGCCATCTACAATGTTGTGGAGCACTCGGAGCCGGGGCGTCCCAAACGCTACCAGCGCAAGCTCTCGATCACGCCATTTGAGGCACTGAAGCTACCCACTAACACTTCCGGGGAATCAACGCCCTGCACCTCTCCTTTGCCAATAATCCCACCCATCAACATTATCTCCCCCACCATGGAAACCTCTCGACTTACCTGCATATCTCCGCTGCCCGATACACGACGGGATTCCGTGGACGAGAGCTTCTTTAACAGTATCAATCTGCCGGCTCCGCGTCAATTTGCGGATAGCCGCAGGAGCTCTGGAGTGGAGGTGATCCAGGAGATCGAGGAGGGTGTCAATGGGGAGACCATATACCGAAGGAGTCGCATGTCCCTGACTGGTGGAGCCAATATCGATGATGCTGGTAATCGTCTGTCACCCAGCGGTGATGGTGGCGGTAACACGCCCACCGAACGCAAAGTGGACTTCCTGCGGGTTCCCATACACACGGGTGAGCCGATCGTAGACCCCCTATCCGACTATCGGCCGCACGAGGTCTTCGAACGTACCTACTATATGACCCGTGAAATGGACaaagacaaggacaaggacaaggacaaggaaaaggagaaggagaaagacgaaaatgtggaaaatggCATGAAGGACAAGTGTGTGGAAAAGGAGGACAGCATGCCCACCGAGAAACTGGTACACACTTGTAACCTGCAGGTACCCGGCGTTGTCGTTACCCCCAACTCCCAAAATGTTTACACAAGCGCCAGTATAACAATCATTGATACCGATGCACAGACCATCACC GAGCAATCCTCCTCTGACGATCTGGGTGGCGAGGCCAGCGACGTTCTTTCGGCCATTAGCAATGAAGAGTGCAGCGTGGCTTCCGAAATATTCGACAAGCACGACGCCGGACAAACCGTGGGTGATATTATCCAG AACATGGATGCCAGCAACTTCACCCACATCGACTCTCCGGAGACAAGTGATGAGACGGAGGCCATGCCCGGCGAGAGCATCATGGACGACATTAGCTCTGTACTAGGCCACGACATAACCTATGCCCTGCAGGATAATACCCTGACCGACGACACAACCACTCTCTGCTCGGAGAACGCGGGGCCACCGAAACCCCCCCGCAAAAAGTCGTTAGGCGCCTTGAGCCGGGCCCACCCCCATCCGCGAAGGCGTAACTCCTCTCCGCCGAGAATCGCGCGATTGGCGCGTATGGATAGCGATGACAATCCGCAGCAGTTCGGATTCGAAAATATCGTTTTCGAGATTGACAATCGATGTGACGACCAAAAAATGCGGGAACCACCGCGCTTCTGTAGTCTGGCGCAGTTCGTTGAAGGTAACGATATAGCGCGACAGAGCTTCAAG CAGCTAATGCTAGAACAACAACGAAGCGGCGACCACAATTGTGATGACCCTGACGCCCAACAAACGCCAACGAATAATGTGGCCAGTTCACTGGCCACCACCAGCGAGGACGAGCTGTCCACGCAGACGGCCatcaaaattgaaatacaaGACGTTGATGCCGCTGTGCGCAACGTCAACAGCAGCATGAAGGTGAATACGATCTTGACCACGTCGACATCGCCCACGAAGAAATCGGGCCATGGACAAGAT ATAAGTGTTGTTGTGAGGCCGCCGACGCCGTTGCGCGGCGACTCCGTGAAGCCCACGGTTACGCTCCTGCCGGGCTCCTCCGGCGGAGCAACGGCCGTGTCCATGGCCTGCTCCGGAATGCTGGGCGTGCGAGCCATGAACGCCTCAGAAATCAGGCGCCACTCCAGCCACGCCCCTGGGCTGGCAGTCCGCGAGTTCGACAAGGACAAGGATCGCCGACACTCGGGCTTTAATCCCAACCAGCTGGCGCTGGACCCGGAGCACGCCCGCTTCCTCAGCAGCTCGCCGGCCGCCAGTCGCAGGATCAGCTGCGGCAGCCTCTTCAAG CCGAACGAAGCACTTCCGAATCTGCAGACCCTCAAGGGTTCCAAGTCGAGCTTGTTCATGGGCTCAACTCTATTCGGCTTCGATCACTTCGCTGCCggggacaaggacaaggaggaGAGGGCCGgcaaggagaaggagaagacGCCCACCGAGGAGACCAATCGCAAGTTGCCCATAATCAATCCATTGGTGCGACTGCCCAACTGGCCAA ACCTTGCCAATGGCGGTGGCTTCATATCGAAATGTCTTCTGGCCAATGCCGATACCCTCTGCGCCGCTGTCAGCCCTCTAATGGATCCGGATGAGACACTCCTGGCCGGTTACCACGAGAAGTGTGTTATGAACAACTACTTTGGCATCGGAATCGATGCCAAGATCTCGCTGGACTTTCACAACAAGCGGGAGGAGCACCCAGAGAAGTGTCGCTCCCGAGCCCGCAACTACATGTGGTATGGTGTACTGGGATCCAAGCAGCTGTTGCAGAAGACCTGCAAGAATCTGGAGCAACGCGTGCAGCTGGAGTGCGATGGCCAGAGAATTCCGCTGCCGGAACTCCAGGGGATCGTCATCCTTAACATACCCAGCTTCATGGGCGGCACTAATTTCTGGGGCAGCAGTAAGAAGGACGACATATTCCTGCCGCCCAGCTTTGATGACAGAGTCCTCGAGGTGGTGGCTGTCTTTGGATCCGTGCAGATGGCCGCCTCGCGGCTGATCAACCTGCAGCATCATCGGATTGCCCAGTGTCAGAGCGTGCAGATCAACATCCTGGGCGACGAGGAGATACCCATCCAGGTAGACGGCGAGGCTTGGCTGCAGCCCCCGGGAATGATCCGCATCCTGCACAAGAACCGAGTCCAGATGTTGTGCAGGAACAGGAGTCTGGAGCTCTCACTGAAGAGCTGGCAGGAGAAGCAGCGCCAGCACAGTATATCCATCCAAAGGGATGCATCCTCCACAGCCTCGGAACATGCCATATCCACGGACGAGGTGATCTCCGAACGCGAATGCTACGTGCTCCTTAACTTCATCGAAGCCGTAAGCTCGTTGGTCAAGTGGGTCAAGTTCCTCATCATTTCGCATCCGGCCCTGCAACACGATCTCTACGAGGTGGCCTGTCGGGCCAGTGAAGCCCTGGAGTCCATCCACCCGCAGGGCAAGCTGCTCGAAGGACCCTCACTGCGCACCAAGTTGGTGGAGGTCATCGACTCCTCTCGCCAGCTGTACGACGATGCGTGCACCCTGCTGCGCGATCGGGGCCATAGTTTGATCCTCCGCGAGGATCTGGAGACCAAGCTCAGCGCTGCGTTGGCCAACATGGAGATGGAGCTCAAAAAGTGCTCCGTGCAAAAGTGCATCGACGGCAAGCTGCGGGCCTACTTCAATGTCTTGGCGCCAAACGAAGAG CCCGATGGCCGCCGGAAGTCTCGACCCTTCTGGGTGCGTTTGCGTTCCGGCTCGACCGCCGGCCAGCAGGCCTTTAAGCCACCTTTGACCAACACCCGCGAGGCAGCCAACAACTGGAGCGTCAACGAGGTGGTCACCTGGCTGGAAACGATGCAACTCTCCGAGTATGTGGACAGCTTCCTGAAGAACGACATTCGCGGTAAGGAGCTGCTCACTCTGGGAAGGCGTGACCTTAAGGATCTGGGCGTGGTCAAGGTGGGCCATGTCAAGCGTATACTGCAGGCCATCAAGGACCTCAGCGAGAACTAG